From the Vicinamibacteria bacterium genome, the window CCGGCGGGAACGCCGATTTCCCCAGAAGCTCCCAGGGCATCGATACGGCCATCCCGCACGATGACCGTCTGTCCTTCCAACACCCGCTCGCTGTCCATGGGAACGACGTTGACGTCTACGAAGGCGGTCGCCCTCGCATCGTCGACCACGGAGGGCGCCTCGACCTCGGCGCAAGCGGACAGGCAAACGAGAAGCCAGGCCAGAAGAAAGATTCTCGACATCGTTTTCTCCGGCGGCATCCTATGCGACCGGTGACTCATGGCACAATCGCGAGTACCCTCACCGGCCCGCCGGAACCCTTCCCGATCTTCACCGGGAGGGCGACGACGTAGAAGCCCTTCTCGGGAAGCTCATCCGCCCGCGCGATGTTCTCCAGGCTCGGTACATTGGCCGCAGCCGCTACCTGGTGAACGATGAAATCTGTCGATTGCCCCGTGTCGATGCTCGCGGTATCGACGCCCAGAGCGCCCACCGCCACCTCGCCCACGAGATAGCGCGCCGCCGCTTCACCGTAGGATGGAAAATGCAAGTTGCTCGCGTCCCCGGGGGTGTCGTCGCCAAGATAGGAACGCGCGTCGGGCCACCTTTTTCCCCAGCCGGTTCGAAGGATGACGATGGCGCCCGCCGGAATCGGTCCGTTGCGCCCCTCCCAGGCCTCGATCGTCTCGACTCCGAGAAGCGCGTCGGGATCCGCGGCCGCCTCCTCCGACATGTCGATGACCACTCCCGGCGCGACGAGCTGGTCGACGGGAATCTGCCCCGTGGTGCGCCCGGTCTCCGAGAAGTGGATGGGTGCATCGATGTGGGTCCCGCCATGCTCGGGAGTGCAAAAGGAATAAGCCGAATAGAAATATCCTCCATCGGTCGGACCGTGGGCCAGCTCTTGAAGCTCGAACTTCGTCGGGGACGTCGGCCAGTAAAGGGTTTCGTCGTCGTAGGTATAGCTGAGATCGATGATCCTCGCCGCCTCCAAGTCGATCCCCTTGCCGGGGGTCTCGTCCGGTCTGGCGCAGGCATTCAGGAGCAATAACACGACCGCCACTCGCTGCATTGGCGTCCTCCTTGATCTTGAATCGGCTGATACTAAAAGGCGCCCATGCTGGTTTCAAACCTCGCCTCGTGTTATCGCTGCCATTCCTTCCGGCGACGGAGAGAGCGAGCCGATAACTCCGAACCGAGGTGCTCGAGCCGGGCCTCGACTACGGGGACTCGGGCGTGTCGCGGACGATCTCGCGCAGGATATCGTCGGTGTCGACGTGCTCCGCTTCGCCCTCGAAGTTCAAGAGGATGCGATGCCGGAGAGCGCCGAAAACGGTGGCGCGGATGTCTTCGCAGGCGACGTGGGCCCGATCGTGAAGAAGCGCTTGTACCTTGCCTCCGAGGACGAGTGCCTGGGTGCCGCGGGGACTCGCGCCGAAACGAGCGTACTTGTTGGTCAGGGGATGGGCCTGAGGCGAGTTGGGGTGGGTGGCCAGAGTCAATCGGATCGCATAGTCCTGTACCGGCTTCGCGATGGGGACCGAGAGCACCGTCTTCCGCATCTCGAGGACGTCTCCCCTTTCGAGCACCGCTTTCGCGACCGGCTCTTCCACTCGCGTCGTCCGATCCATGATCTCGTGCATCTCTTTCATGGTGGGATACACGATCTTCAGCTTGAACAGAAACCGATCCATTTGAGCCTCGGGAAGCGGGTAGGTACCCTCGAGCTCGATGGGATTCTGGGTAGCCATGACGAAGAACGGTTCCTCGAGGCGGTGCGTCACCTTCCCCACCGAAACGCTCTTTTCCTGCATGGCTTCGAGCAACGCGGACTGCGACTTTGGAGTGGCTCGATTCACCTCGTCGGCGAGGAGCAAGTTACAGAAGATCGGGCCGGGCTGGAAGTCGAGGTACTTCTCTCCAAGCTCGGTCTCTCGCACCACGTTCGTCCCGATGATGTCTCCGGGCATGAGGTCGGGGGTGAACTGGATGCGGTTGAACTTGAGGTTGAGGACGTCGGCGAGGGTCTGCACGATCTTCGTCTTCCCCAGGCCCGGTATCCCCTCGAGCAGAACGTGCCCGCGGGTGAGCAGGCAAGTCATGATGCCGCTCACGATCTCCTCGTTCCCCACGATGACGCGGGATATCTCCTCGAGAACGACCCGATATTGTTTGTGGAACTGTCCGATCTCTTTCTCTATCTCGATCATTTCTGATTGCTCGACTCCGCTTTCGCTTCGGAAATGGCAACAAGTGAAAGAAAATAGCGTTTGACGAGGGCCCGGTAGGGCCAAGGCACGGCCTCGTGCGACAGCGCTTTCTCATCGGCGTAGGATCCGCGCGGTGAGACCACCTCGTAGTTCAGCGTGGACTTCTCTTCGCGAGACAAGCGTTCGAAGATCTCCTCGGGTACGGGCTGATCGCGCTCTTCGGCCTTGAGAATCTCCATCTCGAGCTGGACGTCGAGCGTCGTCGCCTCTCCCAGAACCTGCTCTTCGCCGGCGCCACCCGGTCCGGTCGCGTCACCCGCCGGCCCCGCGTCCATGGGAACCGCGTTCGAGGGATCGCCCTGCATCTGCGCCATCTGAAGCTGACTCATCATGCCCGAGGCACTCGCCATCGCTTGTCCTCCGGCCTGCTGCTGTTGCTGACCCGTCGACTGCTGACCCGGGGCTTGCTGCTGCTGGCCGAGCGAAGCCTGGAGCGACTGCATCGCCTCGCCGCTCATCTCGTCGAGGGGCTGCTGGCCCATTTGCTGACCCATCGATTCGAGCTGGTCGGCCGTTTGTCGAAGGGCTTCCATCATCTCCGCCAGACTCTGGGGATCGGTGTTCGCCGGAGCGTTCGCGAGCTGCTCGAGAAGCTGCGCGAGGTCCGCTTGCTGAACGCTCGCGTTCTCGAGAGCTTCGAGAAGGGCTTGGAGCTCTTCGCGGCTCCCCGATTCCGCGAGGCGCTCGG encodes:
- a CDS encoding cyclase family protein, encoding MQRVAVVLLLLNACARPDETPGKGIDLEAARIIDLSYTYDDETLYWPTSPTKFELQELAHGPTDGGYFYSAYSFCTPEHGGTHIDAPIHFSETGRTTGQIPVDQLVAPGVVIDMSEEAAADPDALLGVETIEAWEGRNGPIPAGAIVILRTGWGKRWPDARSYLGDDTPGDASNLHFPSYGEAAARYLVGEVAVGALGVDTASIDTGQSTDFIVHQVAAAANVPSLENIARADELPEKGFYVVALPVKIGKGSGGPVRVLAIVP
- a CDS encoding AAA family ATPase — protein: MIEIEKEIGQFHKQYRVVLEEISRVIVGNEEIVSGIMTCLLTRGHVLLEGIPGLGKTKIVQTLADVLNLKFNRIQFTPDLMPGDIIGTNVVRETELGEKYLDFQPGPIFCNLLLADEVNRATPKSQSALLEAMQEKSVSVGKVTHRLEEPFFVMATQNPIELEGTYPLPEAQMDRFLFKLKIVYPTMKEMHEIMDRTTRVEEPVAKAVLERGDVLEMRKTVLSVPIAKPVQDYAIRLTLATHPNSPQAHPLTNKYARFGASPRGTQALVLGGKVQALLHDRAHVACEDIRATVFGALRHRILLNFEGEAEHVDTDDILREIVRDTPESP